A stretch of Spodoptera frugiperda isolate SF20-4 chromosome 6, AGI-APGP_CSIRO_Sfru_2.0, whole genome shotgun sequence DNA encodes these proteins:
- the LOC118267658 gene encoding uncharacterized protein LOC118267658, protein MGKWELLIFVAFAALACCTEVEDVEQKKRNAGKATSLNSIPTGAQKQDYTYSIYTQNPNSQSGSTSPSSYQSQVPNSFYPSQASSQYYSSPNTPSESSSSSSYTQQQPQINLLPPPTTSQFVPLNFVPSPGYQSKYQIVPSKSSGNIQLAFLQQPTSYPTQPIVPYAPQLFSPAPTNQISPHQTPLINPLPQGHYNVPNYQTLPLGGSYLGQPSTMLLFAQPNPSPYNNLLYQNPVQSFYNYYPTNAQSKYNVQYVSQGSTTEYEKLQGPVSQSVPKEDNDIAHSSEYTSSSDSNSYKNAYSASRNYAKL, encoded by the exons ATGGGGAAATGGGAGCTTTTG ATTTTCGTCGCTTTCGCTGCACTGGCATGCTGTACTGAGGTTGAAGATGTGGAACAGAAGAAGCGGAATGCTGGGAAGGCAACGAGCTTGAATTCTATTCCTACAGGGGCACAGAAGCAAGACTACACTTACAGCATTTACACACAGAATCCTAATTCACAGAGTGGTTCGACCAGCCCATCATCTTACCAGTCTCAAGTGCCAAACTCATTCTACCCAAGTCAGGCAAGCAGCCAGTATTACTCGTCACCTAACACACCAAGCGAGTCATCGTCATCCTCTTCTTATACCCAGCAGCAGCCTCAAATCAACCTGCTACCACCGCCGACCACTTCACAATTCGTGCCATTAAACTTCGTGCCAAGCCCTGGTTACCAATCCAAATACCAAATAGTACCTTCCAAATCGAGTGGGAATATTCAGTTGGCTTTCCTGCAGCAGCCAACTAGTTACCCTACACAGCCTATTGTGCCTTATGCTCCTCAACTCTTTTCTCCTGCTCCCACTAATCAGATAAGTCCACATCAGACGCCTTTGATCAATCCTTTGCCTCAAGGACACTACAATGTGCCAAACTACCAGACTTTGCCACTTGGAGGGTCTTACTTAGGTCAGCCGTCTACAATGCTGCTCTTTGCTCAACCAAATCCGTCTCCCTACAATAATCTTCTATACCAAAATCCAGTTCAGAGTTTCTATAATTACTATCCAACTAATGCTCAGAGCAAGTATAATGTTCAGTACGTGTCTCAAGGATCGACGACGGAGTATGAAAAGTTGCAAGGTCCGGTGTCCCAAAGCGTTCCGAAGGAAGACAATGATATTGCTCACAGCAGTGAGTACACATCTTCGTCTGATTCCAACTCGTACAAGAACGCGTATTCGGCAAGTCGTAATTATGCTAAACTATAG
- the LOC118267795 gene encoding pro-resilin produces MKFTVVFTTLLCISTSWAVLAKKVEDHQDKREAPVGYGSSGLSAHSYHAPSLGQGDASAISVGAGYSIGGAKPSYSFGGQGSSGALQYSAEGLSQLSPNSHGSIQLPPITLQPSHGAAFASGDLSQLMSQLSHSLNAGGISLQPSTTVAEFHQGADGQAAQAVQGIQGYSFPQFSYGAPKQQQQQQYVLSEQLQQQLSSAPSYSAGTKGLGSYSTGPVLFTPSESQSNNAPAPSYGAPSSGQSLGDAGSLSLGGSSHSLGALGLGGSSLQLGGSSLGLGGSSHGFGAAPHGLSLGGAGLTLGGSGHSFGGQYKHLNGYAGPSKSSFKPSAYLGSSVQGESVLGLSSQGASGHGLSGLSGISGSYGTPSFGSYRGASHGSLSLGSGGHSFGGSQGFGSGSSKFSAPSYQSAKGEGLEGASAFSSGHVAPPGTTYGFPSSSYASNNAHAASSNKPYYVSAKHHQHSAPSFGEGGSSYRSPASSHSALSSYGSGPKYSFGGSSSHYAPKDAYGAASETSYNTIKYSEELKPRAH; encoded by the coding sequence GTCGTTTTTACCACACTCTTGTGTATATCAACATCATGGGCCGTGCTGGCGAAGAAGGTGGAAGACCACCAAGACAAGCGTGAGGCGCCCGTGGGATACGGGTCCTCCGGCCTGTCTGCGCACAGCTACCACGCGCCATCCCTGGGACAAGGAGACGCCAGTGCCATCAGCGTAGGCGCAGGCTACAGCATCGGTGGCGCCAAGCCCTCCTACAGCTTCGGCGGACAAGGATCAAGCGGAGCCCTGCAATACTCTGCTGAAGGCTTATCTCAATTATCCCCTAACAGTCATGGCAGCATCCAGTTACCTCCTATTACTCTGCAACCCAGTCACGGTGCTGCTTTCGCCAGCGGAGACCTCTCTCAGTTGATGAGCCAGCTTTCCCACAGCCTAAATGCAGGAGGAATATCACTGCAGCCTTCCACAACCGTTGCCGAATTCCACCAAGGAGCAGATGGTCAGGCAGCTCAGGCAGTTCAAGGCATCCAAGGCTACTCTTTCCCTCAATTCTCGTATGGAGCTCCTAAACAACAGCAACAGCAGCAATATGTTTTGTCGGAGCAGTTGCAGCAACAGTTATCTAGTGCACCTTCATATTCCGCTGGCACCAAGGGCTTGGGATCATACTCTACTGGACCCGTTTTGTTCACTCCTTCCGAGAGCCAGTCTAATAACGCTCCTGCGCCTTCCTATGGAGCCCCTAGCTCTGGACAGTCTTTAGGAGATGCAGGTTCCCTTTCTCTTGGCGGCAGCAGTCACTCACTAGGTGCACTTGGTCTTGGTGGATCTTCACTTCAACTTGGTGGATCTTCACTTGGCCTAGGTGGATCTTCACATGGTTTTGGTGCAGCTCCGCATGGTCTTAGTCTTGGTGGTGCTGGGCTTACTCTAGGTGGTAGTGGTCATTCTTTCGGAGGCCAATACAAACACTTAAATGGATACGCTGGTCCCAGTAAATCTTCTTTCAAGCCCTCTGCTTACTTAGGCTCATCAGTACAAGGAGAATCAGTTCTTGGACTATCTAGCCAGGGCGCCTCTGGCCACGGACTATCTGGTCTGTCTGGAATTTCTGGATCTTATGGCACTCCATCTTTCGGCAGCTACCGTGGCGCAAGTCATGGCTCCTTGTCCCTTGGCTCGGGTGGTCACAGTTTTGGAGGATCTCAGGGTTTTGGTAGCGGATCATCTAAATTCAGCGCTCCATCTTACCAATCTGCTAAAGGTGAAGGTTTAGAGGGTGCTAGCGCCTTCTCATCAGGACATGTAGCTCCTCCTGGAACCACATACGGCTTCCCTTCATCCTCATACGCATCAAATAACGCACACGCAGCTTCTTCCAACAAGCCTTACTACGTCAGCGCTAAGCATCATCAACATTCTGCCCCAAGCTTCGGAGAGGGTGGTTCATCGTATAGGTCACCGGCTTCCAGCCACAGTGCTCTGAGCTCTTATGGATCTGGCCCTAAATATAGCTTTGGTGGTTCAAGCTCTCATTATGCCCCAAAAGACGCGTACGGCGCTGCCAGTGAGACTTCATACAACACTATTAAGTACAGCGAGGAATTAAAGCCACGTGCTCATTAA